One window from the genome of Ictidomys tridecemlineatus isolate mIctTri1 chromosome 12, mIctTri1.hap1, whole genome shotgun sequence encodes:
- the Rtkn gene encoding rhotekin isoform X9, protein MDRAREGSDTELQRKLDHEIRMREGACKLLAACSQREQALEATKSLLVCNSRILSYMGELQRRKEAQVLGKTGRRPSDTGPPSERSPCRGRVCISDLRIPLMWKDTEYFKNKGDLHRWAVFLLLQLGEEIQDTEMILVDRTLTDISFQNNVLFTEAGPDFELRLELYGACLEEEGALAGAPKRLATKLSSSLGRSSGRRIRASMDSAGGSGSSPILLPTPAVGGPRYHLLAHTTLTLAAVQDGFRTHDLTLASHEENPAWLPLYGSVCCRLAAQPLCMTQPTASGTLRVQQAGELRNGTQVHGILKGTNLFCYRRPEDADTGEEPLFTIVINKDTRVRAGELDQAPGRPFTLSISNQYGDDEVTHTLQTESREALQSWKEALWQLFFDMSQWKQCCDEIMKIETPAPRKPPQALAKQGSLYHEMVLSEPVAPGGPGEGLLLQDNAISAEIQALLSSYYSDR, encoded by the exons ATGGACAGGGCTAGGGAAGGATCC GACACAGAGTTGCAGAGGAAGCTAGACCATGAGATCCGGATGAGGGAAGGGGCCTGCAAGCTACTGGCAGCCTGCTCCCAGCGAGAGCAGGCTCTGGAGGCCACCAAGAGCCTGCTGGTGTGTAACAGCCGCATCCTCAGCTACATGGGAGAACTGCAGCGGCGAAAGGAGGCCCAGGTGCTGGGGAAGACTGGCAGGCG GCCTTCTGACACCGGGCCACCCAGTGAGCGCTCCCCCTGCCGTGGCAGGGTCTGCATCTCTG ACCTCCGGATCCCACTCATGTGGAAGGACACAGAATATTTCAAGAACAAGGGTG ATCTGCACCGCTGGGCTGTGTTCCTGCTGTTGCAGCTAGGGGAAGAAATTCAGGACACAGAGATGATCCTGGTGGATAGAACCCTCACGGACATCTCCTTTCAGAACAATGTACTCTT CACTGAGGCAGGGCCAGACTTTGAACTTCGGCTAGAGCTGTATGGAGCCTGTCTGGAAGAAGAAGGGGCCCTGGCTGGTGCCCCCAAGAGACTTGCTACCAAACTTAGCAGCTCTCTGGGCCGTTCCTCAGGGAGGCGTATCCGGGCATCGATGGACAGTGCTGGGGGCTCCGGAAGCAGTCCCATCTTGCTCCCCACCCCAGCTGTGGG GGGTCCTCGTTACCACCTCTTGGCTCACACCACGCTCACCTTGGCAGCAGTGCAAGATGGGTTCCGCACACACGATCTCACCCTTGCCAGTCacg AAGAGAACCCTGCTTGGCTGCCCCTTTATGGTAGCGTGTGTTGCCGCCTGGCAGCTCAGCCTCTCTGCATGACTCAGCCCACTGCAAGTGGTACCCTCAGGGTGCAG CAAGCAGGGGAGCTACGGAATGGGACACAAGTGCATGGTATCCTGAAAGGCACAAACCTCTTCTGTTACCGGCGACCTGAAGACGCAGACACTGGGGAAGAGCCACTATTTACTATTGTGATCAACAAG GATACTCGAGTCAGGGCAGGAGAGCTGGACCAGGCCCCAGGACGGCCCTTCACCCTCAGCATCAGCAACCAGTATGGGGATGACGAGGTGACGCACACCCTTCAGACTGAGAGCCGGGAAGCCTTGCAGAGTTGGAAGGAGGCTCTGTGGCAGCTATTCTTTGACATGA GCCAGTGGAAGCAGTGCTGTGATGAAATCATGAAAATTGAAACTCCTGCTCCCCGCAAGCCACCCCAAGCACTGGCCAAGCAGGGGTCCTTATACCATGAAATGG TCTTATCGGAGCCTGTGGCCCCagggggcccaggtgaggggctGCTTCTACAGGACAATGCAATCTCGGCTGAGATCCAGGCTTTGCTTTCTTCCTATTACAGTGACAGGTGA
- the Rtkn gene encoding rhotekin isoform X7 translates to MFTRNHRSRVTVARGSALEMEFKRGRFRLSLFSDQPEDTELQRKLDHEIRMREGACKLLAACSQREQALEATKSLLVCNSRILSYMGELQRRKEAQVLGKTGRRPSDTGPPSERSPCRGRVCISDLRIPLMWKDTEYFKNKGDLHRWAVFLLLQLGEEIQDTEMILVDRTLTDISFQNNVLFTEAGPDFELRLELYGACLEEEGALAGAPKRLATKLSSSLGRSSGRRIRASMDSAGGSGSSPILLPTPAVGGPRYHLLAHTTLTLAAVQDGFRTHDLTLASHEENPAWLPLYGSVCCRLAAQPLCMTQPTASGTLRVQQAGELRNGTQVHGILKGTNLFCYRRPEDADTGEEPLFTIVINKDTRVRAGELDQAPGRPFTLSISNQYGDDEVTHTLQTESREALQSWKEALWQLFFDMSQWKQCCDEIMKIETPAPRKPPQALAKQGSLYHEMVLSEPVAPGGPGEGLLLQDNAISAEIQALLSSYYSDR, encoded by the exons ATGTTTACCCGAAATCACCGGAGCCGGGTCACAGTGGCCAGGGGCTCCGCCCTGGAGATGGAGTTCAAACGCGGCCGCTTCCGACTTAGCCTCTTCAGCGACCAGCCCGAG GACACAGAGTTGCAGAGGAAGCTAGACCATGAGATCCGGATGAGGGAAGGGGCCTGCAAGCTACTGGCAGCCTGCTCCCAGCGAGAGCAGGCTCTGGAGGCCACCAAGAGCCTGCTGGTGTGTAACAGCCGCATCCTCAGCTACATGGGAGAACTGCAGCGGCGAAAGGAGGCCCAGGTGCTGGGGAAGACTGGCAGGCG GCCTTCTGACACCGGGCCACCCAGTGAGCGCTCCCCCTGCCGTGGCAGGGTCTGCATCTCTG ACCTCCGGATCCCACTCATGTGGAAGGACACAGAATATTTCAAGAACAAGGGTG ATCTGCACCGCTGGGCTGTGTTCCTGCTGTTGCAGCTAGGGGAAGAAATTCAGGACACAGAGATGATCCTGGTGGATAGAACCCTCACGGACATCTCCTTTCAGAACAATGTACTCTT CACTGAGGCAGGGCCAGACTTTGAACTTCGGCTAGAGCTGTATGGAGCCTGTCTGGAAGAAGAAGGGGCCCTGGCTGGTGCCCCCAAGAGACTTGCTACCAAACTTAGCAGCTCTCTGGGCCGTTCCTCAGGGAGGCGTATCCGGGCATCGATGGACAGTGCTGGGGGCTCCGGAAGCAGTCCCATCTTGCTCCCCACCCCAGCTGTGGG GGGTCCTCGTTACCACCTCTTGGCTCACACCACGCTCACCTTGGCAGCAGTGCAAGATGGGTTCCGCACACACGATCTCACCCTTGCCAGTCacg AAGAGAACCCTGCTTGGCTGCCCCTTTATGGTAGCGTGTGTTGCCGCCTGGCAGCTCAGCCTCTCTGCATGACTCAGCCCACTGCAAGTGGTACCCTCAGGGTGCAG CAAGCAGGGGAGCTACGGAATGGGACACAAGTGCATGGTATCCTGAAAGGCACAAACCTCTTCTGTTACCGGCGACCTGAAGACGCAGACACTGGGGAAGAGCCACTATTTACTATTGTGATCAACAAG GATACTCGAGTCAGGGCAGGAGAGCTGGACCAGGCCCCAGGACGGCCCTTCACCCTCAGCATCAGCAACCAGTATGGGGATGACGAGGTGACGCACACCCTTCAGACTGAGAGCCGGGAAGCCTTGCAGAGTTGGAAGGAGGCTCTGTGGCAGCTATTCTTTGACATGA GCCAGTGGAAGCAGTGCTGTGATGAAATCATGAAAATTGAAACTCCTGCTCCCCGCAAGCCACCCCAAGCACTGGCCAAGCAGGGGTCCTTATACCATGAAATGG TCTTATCGGAGCCTGTGGCCCCagggggcccaggtgaggggctGCTTCTACAGGACAATGCAATCTCGGCTGAGATCCAGGCTTTGCTTTCTTCCTATTACAGTGACAGGTGA
- the Rtkn gene encoding rhotekin isoform X1 yields the protein MFTRNHRSRVTVARGSALEMEFKRGRFRLSLFSDQPEDTELQRKLDHEIRMREGACKLLAACSQREQALEATKSLLVCNSRILSYMGELQRRKEAQVLGKTGRRPSDTGPPSERSPCRGRVCISDLRIPLMWKDTEYFKNKGDLHRWAVFLLLQLGEEIQDTEMILVDRTLTDISFQNNVLFTEAGPDFELRLELYGACLEEEGALAGAPKRLATKLSSSLGRSSGRRIRASMDSAGGSGSSPILLPTPAVGGPRYHLLAHTTLTLAAVQDGFRTHDLTLASHEENPAWLPLYGSVCCRLAAQPLCMTQPTASGTLRVQQAGELRNGTQVHGILKGTNLFCYRRPEDADTGEEPLFTIVINKDTRVRAGELDQAPGRPFTLSISNQYGDDEVTHTLQTESREALQSWKEALWQLFFDMSQWKQCCDEIMKIETPAPRKPPQALAKQGSLYHEMAIEPIDDIAAVTDILAQREGTRLETPPPWLAMFTDQPALHSPCSPASVSPAWTHPLPWGRPRTFSLDAVPPDHSPGASRLVAPLPPQRSPRSRGLCSKGPLRTWLQSPV from the exons ATGTTTACCCGAAATCACCGGAGCCGGGTCACAGTGGCCAGGGGCTCCGCCCTGGAGATGGAGTTCAAACGCGGCCGCTTCCGACTTAGCCTCTTCAGCGACCAGCCCGAG GACACAGAGTTGCAGAGGAAGCTAGACCATGAGATCCGGATGAGGGAAGGGGCCTGCAAGCTACTGGCAGCCTGCTCCCAGCGAGAGCAGGCTCTGGAGGCCACCAAGAGCCTGCTGGTGTGTAACAGCCGCATCCTCAGCTACATGGGAGAACTGCAGCGGCGAAAGGAGGCCCAGGTGCTGGGGAAGACTGGCAGGCG GCCTTCTGACACCGGGCCACCCAGTGAGCGCTCCCCCTGCCGTGGCAGGGTCTGCATCTCTG ACCTCCGGATCCCACTCATGTGGAAGGACACAGAATATTTCAAGAACAAGGGTG ATCTGCACCGCTGGGCTGTGTTCCTGCTGTTGCAGCTAGGGGAAGAAATTCAGGACACAGAGATGATCCTGGTGGATAGAACCCTCACGGACATCTCCTTTCAGAACAATGTACTCTT CACTGAGGCAGGGCCAGACTTTGAACTTCGGCTAGAGCTGTATGGAGCCTGTCTGGAAGAAGAAGGGGCCCTGGCTGGTGCCCCCAAGAGACTTGCTACCAAACTTAGCAGCTCTCTGGGCCGTTCCTCAGGGAGGCGTATCCGGGCATCGATGGACAGTGCTGGGGGCTCCGGAAGCAGTCCCATCTTGCTCCCCACCCCAGCTGTGGG GGGTCCTCGTTACCACCTCTTGGCTCACACCACGCTCACCTTGGCAGCAGTGCAAGATGGGTTCCGCACACACGATCTCACCCTTGCCAGTCacg AAGAGAACCCTGCTTGGCTGCCCCTTTATGGTAGCGTGTGTTGCCGCCTGGCAGCTCAGCCTCTCTGCATGACTCAGCCCACTGCAAGTGGTACCCTCAGGGTGCAG CAAGCAGGGGAGCTACGGAATGGGACACAAGTGCATGGTATCCTGAAAGGCACAAACCTCTTCTGTTACCGGCGACCTGAAGACGCAGACACTGGGGAAGAGCCACTATTTACTATTGTGATCAACAAG GATACTCGAGTCAGGGCAGGAGAGCTGGACCAGGCCCCAGGACGGCCCTTCACCCTCAGCATCAGCAACCAGTATGGGGATGACGAGGTGACGCACACCCTTCAGACTGAGAGCCGGGAAGCCTTGCAGAGTTGGAAGGAGGCTCTGTGGCAGCTATTCTTTGACATGA GCCAGTGGAAGCAGTGCTGTGATGAAATCATGAAAATTGAAACTCCTGCTCCCCGCAAGCCACCCCAAGCACTGGCCAAGCAGGGGTCCTTATACCATGAAATGG CTATTGAGCCGATAGATGACATCGCAGCAGTGACAGACATCCTGGCCCAGCGGGAGGGCACAAGGCTGGAGACACCCCCACCCTGGCTAGCAATGTTTACAGACCAGCCTGCCCTGCATAGCCCCTGCTCACCTGCTTCAGTGTCCCCAGCTTGGACACACCCCCTTCCCTGGGGGCGACCCCGAACCTTTTCCCTGGATGCTGTTCCCCCAGACCATTCCCCTGGGGCTTCTCGCTTGGTTGCCCCGCTCCCGCCACAGCGATCCCCACGATCTAGAGGCCTCTGCAGCAAAGGCCCACTCCGTACTTGGCTCCAGTCACCAGTGTGA
- the Rtkn gene encoding rhotekin isoform X2, translating to MQDRLHILEDLNMLYIRQMALSLEDTELQRKLDHEIRMREGACKLLAACSQREQALEATKSLLVCNSRILSYMGELQRRKEAQVLGKTGRRPSDTGPPSERSPCRGRVCISDLRIPLMWKDTEYFKNKGDLHRWAVFLLLQLGEEIQDTEMILVDRTLTDISFQNNVLFTEAGPDFELRLELYGACLEEEGALAGAPKRLATKLSSSLGRSSGRRIRASMDSAGGSGSSPILLPTPAVGGPRYHLLAHTTLTLAAVQDGFRTHDLTLASHEENPAWLPLYGSVCCRLAAQPLCMTQPTASGTLRVQQAGELRNGTQVHGILKGTNLFCYRRPEDADTGEEPLFTIVINKDTRVRAGELDQAPGRPFTLSISNQYGDDEVTHTLQTESREALQSWKEALWQLFFDMSQWKQCCDEIMKIETPAPRKPPQALAKQGSLYHEMAIEPIDDIAAVTDILAQREGTRLETPPPWLAMFTDQPALHSPCSPASVSPAWTHPLPWGRPRTFSLDAVPPDHSPGASRLVAPLPPQRSPRSRGLCSKGPLRTWLQSPV from the exons ATGCAGGACAGATTGCACATCCTGGAGGACCTGAATATGCTCTACATTCGGCAGATGGCACTCAGCCTGGAG GACACAGAGTTGCAGAGGAAGCTAGACCATGAGATCCGGATGAGGGAAGGGGCCTGCAAGCTACTGGCAGCCTGCTCCCAGCGAGAGCAGGCTCTGGAGGCCACCAAGAGCCTGCTGGTGTGTAACAGCCGCATCCTCAGCTACATGGGAGAACTGCAGCGGCGAAAGGAGGCCCAGGTGCTGGGGAAGACTGGCAGGCG GCCTTCTGACACCGGGCCACCCAGTGAGCGCTCCCCCTGCCGTGGCAGGGTCTGCATCTCTG ACCTCCGGATCCCACTCATGTGGAAGGACACAGAATATTTCAAGAACAAGGGTG ATCTGCACCGCTGGGCTGTGTTCCTGCTGTTGCAGCTAGGGGAAGAAATTCAGGACACAGAGATGATCCTGGTGGATAGAACCCTCACGGACATCTCCTTTCAGAACAATGTACTCTT CACTGAGGCAGGGCCAGACTTTGAACTTCGGCTAGAGCTGTATGGAGCCTGTCTGGAAGAAGAAGGGGCCCTGGCTGGTGCCCCCAAGAGACTTGCTACCAAACTTAGCAGCTCTCTGGGCCGTTCCTCAGGGAGGCGTATCCGGGCATCGATGGACAGTGCTGGGGGCTCCGGAAGCAGTCCCATCTTGCTCCCCACCCCAGCTGTGGG GGGTCCTCGTTACCACCTCTTGGCTCACACCACGCTCACCTTGGCAGCAGTGCAAGATGGGTTCCGCACACACGATCTCACCCTTGCCAGTCacg AAGAGAACCCTGCTTGGCTGCCCCTTTATGGTAGCGTGTGTTGCCGCCTGGCAGCTCAGCCTCTCTGCATGACTCAGCCCACTGCAAGTGGTACCCTCAGGGTGCAG CAAGCAGGGGAGCTACGGAATGGGACACAAGTGCATGGTATCCTGAAAGGCACAAACCTCTTCTGTTACCGGCGACCTGAAGACGCAGACACTGGGGAAGAGCCACTATTTACTATTGTGATCAACAAG GATACTCGAGTCAGGGCAGGAGAGCTGGACCAGGCCCCAGGACGGCCCTTCACCCTCAGCATCAGCAACCAGTATGGGGATGACGAGGTGACGCACACCCTTCAGACTGAGAGCCGGGAAGCCTTGCAGAGTTGGAAGGAGGCTCTGTGGCAGCTATTCTTTGACATGA GCCAGTGGAAGCAGTGCTGTGATGAAATCATGAAAATTGAAACTCCTGCTCCCCGCAAGCCACCCCAAGCACTGGCCAAGCAGGGGTCCTTATACCATGAAATGG CTATTGAGCCGATAGATGACATCGCAGCAGTGACAGACATCCTGGCCCAGCGGGAGGGCACAAGGCTGGAGACACCCCCACCCTGGCTAGCAATGTTTACAGACCAGCCTGCCCTGCATAGCCCCTGCTCACCTGCTTCAGTGTCCCCAGCTTGGACACACCCCCTTCCCTGGGGGCGACCCCGAACCTTTTCCCTGGATGCTGTTCCCCCAGACCATTCCCCTGGGGCTTCTCGCTTGGTTGCCCCGCTCCCGCCACAGCGATCCCCACGATCTAGAGGCCTCTGCAGCAAAGGCCCACTCCGTACTTGGCTCCAGTCACCAGTGTGA
- the Rtkn gene encoding rhotekin isoform X8 has product MQDRLHILEDLNMLYIRQMALSLEDTELQRKLDHEIRMREGACKLLAACSQREQALEATKSLLVCNSRILSYMGELQRRKEAQVLGKTGRRPSDTGPPSERSPCRGRVCISDLRIPLMWKDTEYFKNKGDLHRWAVFLLLQLGEEIQDTEMILVDRTLTDISFQNNVLFTEAGPDFELRLELYGACLEEEGALAGAPKRLATKLSSSLGRSSGRRIRASMDSAGGSGSSPILLPTPAVGGPRYHLLAHTTLTLAAVQDGFRTHDLTLASHEENPAWLPLYGSVCCRLAAQPLCMTQPTASGTLRVQQAGELRNGTQVHGILKGTNLFCYRRPEDADTGEEPLFTIVINKDTRVRAGELDQAPGRPFTLSISNQYGDDEVTHTLQTESREALQSWKEALWQLFFDMSQWKQCCDEIMKIETPAPRKPPQALAKQGSLYHEMVLSEPVAPGGPGEGLLLQDNAISAEIQALLSSYYSDR; this is encoded by the exons ATGCAGGACAGATTGCACATCCTGGAGGACCTGAATATGCTCTACATTCGGCAGATGGCACTCAGCCTGGAG GACACAGAGTTGCAGAGGAAGCTAGACCATGAGATCCGGATGAGGGAAGGGGCCTGCAAGCTACTGGCAGCCTGCTCCCAGCGAGAGCAGGCTCTGGAGGCCACCAAGAGCCTGCTGGTGTGTAACAGCCGCATCCTCAGCTACATGGGAGAACTGCAGCGGCGAAAGGAGGCCCAGGTGCTGGGGAAGACTGGCAGGCG GCCTTCTGACACCGGGCCACCCAGTGAGCGCTCCCCCTGCCGTGGCAGGGTCTGCATCTCTG ACCTCCGGATCCCACTCATGTGGAAGGACACAGAATATTTCAAGAACAAGGGTG ATCTGCACCGCTGGGCTGTGTTCCTGCTGTTGCAGCTAGGGGAAGAAATTCAGGACACAGAGATGATCCTGGTGGATAGAACCCTCACGGACATCTCCTTTCAGAACAATGTACTCTT CACTGAGGCAGGGCCAGACTTTGAACTTCGGCTAGAGCTGTATGGAGCCTGTCTGGAAGAAGAAGGGGCCCTGGCTGGTGCCCCCAAGAGACTTGCTACCAAACTTAGCAGCTCTCTGGGCCGTTCCTCAGGGAGGCGTATCCGGGCATCGATGGACAGTGCTGGGGGCTCCGGAAGCAGTCCCATCTTGCTCCCCACCCCAGCTGTGGG GGGTCCTCGTTACCACCTCTTGGCTCACACCACGCTCACCTTGGCAGCAGTGCAAGATGGGTTCCGCACACACGATCTCACCCTTGCCAGTCacg AAGAGAACCCTGCTTGGCTGCCCCTTTATGGTAGCGTGTGTTGCCGCCTGGCAGCTCAGCCTCTCTGCATGACTCAGCCCACTGCAAGTGGTACCCTCAGGGTGCAG CAAGCAGGGGAGCTACGGAATGGGACACAAGTGCATGGTATCCTGAAAGGCACAAACCTCTTCTGTTACCGGCGACCTGAAGACGCAGACACTGGGGAAGAGCCACTATTTACTATTGTGATCAACAAG GATACTCGAGTCAGGGCAGGAGAGCTGGACCAGGCCCCAGGACGGCCCTTCACCCTCAGCATCAGCAACCAGTATGGGGATGACGAGGTGACGCACACCCTTCAGACTGAGAGCCGGGAAGCCTTGCAGAGTTGGAAGGAGGCTCTGTGGCAGCTATTCTTTGACATGA GCCAGTGGAAGCAGTGCTGTGATGAAATCATGAAAATTGAAACTCCTGCTCCCCGCAAGCCACCCCAAGCACTGGCCAAGCAGGGGTCCTTATACCATGAAATGG TCTTATCGGAGCCTGTGGCCCCagggggcccaggtgaggggctGCTTCTACAGGACAATGCAATCTCGGCTGAGATCCAGGCTTTGCTTTCTTCCTATTACAGTGACAGGTGA
- the Rtkn gene encoding rhotekin isoform X5: MFTRNHRSRVTVARGSALEMEFKRGRFRLSLFSDQPEDTELQRKLDHEIRMREGACKLLAACSQREQALEATKSLLVCNSRILSYMGELQRRKEAQVLGKTGRRPSDTGPPSERSPCRGRVCISDLRIPLMWKDTEYFKNKGDLHRWAVFLLLQLGEEIQDTEMILVDRTLTDISFQNNVLFTEAGPDFELRLELYGACLEEEGALAGAPKRLATKLSSSLGRSSGRRIRASMDSAGGSGSSPILLPTPAVGGPRYHLLAHTTLTLAAVQDGFRTHDLTLASHEENPAWLPLYGSVCCRLAAQPLCMTQPTASGTLRVQDTRVRAGELDQAPGRPFTLSISNQYGDDEVTHTLQTESREALQSWKEALWQLFFDMSQWKQCCDEIMKIETPAPRKPPQALAKQGSLYHEMAIEPIDDIAAVTDILAQREGTRLETPPPWLAMFTDQPALHSPCSPASVSPAWTHPLPWGRPRTFSLDAVPPDHSPGASRLVAPLPPQRSPRSRGLCSKGPLRTWLQSPV, from the exons ATGTTTACCCGAAATCACCGGAGCCGGGTCACAGTGGCCAGGGGCTCCGCCCTGGAGATGGAGTTCAAACGCGGCCGCTTCCGACTTAGCCTCTTCAGCGACCAGCCCGAG GACACAGAGTTGCAGAGGAAGCTAGACCATGAGATCCGGATGAGGGAAGGGGCCTGCAAGCTACTGGCAGCCTGCTCCCAGCGAGAGCAGGCTCTGGAGGCCACCAAGAGCCTGCTGGTGTGTAACAGCCGCATCCTCAGCTACATGGGAGAACTGCAGCGGCGAAAGGAGGCCCAGGTGCTGGGGAAGACTGGCAGGCG GCCTTCTGACACCGGGCCACCCAGTGAGCGCTCCCCCTGCCGTGGCAGGGTCTGCATCTCTG ACCTCCGGATCCCACTCATGTGGAAGGACACAGAATATTTCAAGAACAAGGGTG ATCTGCACCGCTGGGCTGTGTTCCTGCTGTTGCAGCTAGGGGAAGAAATTCAGGACACAGAGATGATCCTGGTGGATAGAACCCTCACGGACATCTCCTTTCAGAACAATGTACTCTT CACTGAGGCAGGGCCAGACTTTGAACTTCGGCTAGAGCTGTATGGAGCCTGTCTGGAAGAAGAAGGGGCCCTGGCTGGTGCCCCCAAGAGACTTGCTACCAAACTTAGCAGCTCTCTGGGCCGTTCCTCAGGGAGGCGTATCCGGGCATCGATGGACAGTGCTGGGGGCTCCGGAAGCAGTCCCATCTTGCTCCCCACCCCAGCTGTGGG GGGTCCTCGTTACCACCTCTTGGCTCACACCACGCTCACCTTGGCAGCAGTGCAAGATGGGTTCCGCACACACGATCTCACCCTTGCCAGTCacg AAGAGAACCCTGCTTGGCTGCCCCTTTATGGTAGCGTGTGTTGCCGCCTGGCAGCTCAGCCTCTCTGCATGACTCAGCCCACTGCAAGTGGTACCCTCAGGGTGCAG GATACTCGAGTCAGGGCAGGAGAGCTGGACCAGGCCCCAGGACGGCCCTTCACCCTCAGCATCAGCAACCAGTATGGGGATGACGAGGTGACGCACACCCTTCAGACTGAGAGCCGGGAAGCCTTGCAGAGTTGGAAGGAGGCTCTGTGGCAGCTATTCTTTGACATGA GCCAGTGGAAGCAGTGCTGTGATGAAATCATGAAAATTGAAACTCCTGCTCCCCGCAAGCCACCCCAAGCACTGGCCAAGCAGGGGTCCTTATACCATGAAATGG CTATTGAGCCGATAGATGACATCGCAGCAGTGACAGACATCCTGGCCCAGCGGGAGGGCACAAGGCTGGAGACACCCCCACCCTGGCTAGCAATGTTTACAGACCAGCCTGCCCTGCATAGCCCCTGCTCACCTGCTTCAGTGTCCCCAGCTTGGACACACCCCCTTCCCTGGGGGCGACCCCGAACCTTTTCCCTGGATGCTGTTCCCCCAGACCATTCCCCTGGGGCTTCTCGCTTGGTTGCCCCGCTCCCGCCACAGCGATCCCCACGATCTAGAGGCCTCTGCAGCAAAGGCCCACTCCGTACTTGGCTCCAGTCACCAGTGTGA
- the Rtkn gene encoding rhotekin isoform X3 encodes MSPAPQAQQDTELQRKLDHEIRMREGACKLLAACSQREQALEATKSLLVCNSRILSYMGELQRRKEAQVLGKTGRRPSDTGPPSERSPCRGRVCISDLRIPLMWKDTEYFKNKGDLHRWAVFLLLQLGEEIQDTEMILVDRTLTDISFQNNVLFTEAGPDFELRLELYGACLEEEGALAGAPKRLATKLSSSLGRSSGRRIRASMDSAGGSGSSPILLPTPAVGGPRYHLLAHTTLTLAAVQDGFRTHDLTLASHEENPAWLPLYGSVCCRLAAQPLCMTQPTASGTLRVQQAGELRNGTQVHGILKGTNLFCYRRPEDADTGEEPLFTIVINKDTRVRAGELDQAPGRPFTLSISNQYGDDEVTHTLQTESREALQSWKEALWQLFFDMSQWKQCCDEIMKIETPAPRKPPQALAKQGSLYHEMAIEPIDDIAAVTDILAQREGTRLETPPPWLAMFTDQPALHSPCSPASVSPAWTHPLPWGRPRTFSLDAVPPDHSPGASRLVAPLPPQRSPRSRGLCSKGPLRTWLQSPV; translated from the exons ATGTCACCGGCGCCCCAAGCGCAGCAG GACACAGAGTTGCAGAGGAAGCTAGACCATGAGATCCGGATGAGGGAAGGGGCCTGCAAGCTACTGGCAGCCTGCTCCCAGCGAGAGCAGGCTCTGGAGGCCACCAAGAGCCTGCTGGTGTGTAACAGCCGCATCCTCAGCTACATGGGAGAACTGCAGCGGCGAAAGGAGGCCCAGGTGCTGGGGAAGACTGGCAGGCG GCCTTCTGACACCGGGCCACCCAGTGAGCGCTCCCCCTGCCGTGGCAGGGTCTGCATCTCTG ACCTCCGGATCCCACTCATGTGGAAGGACACAGAATATTTCAAGAACAAGGGTG ATCTGCACCGCTGGGCTGTGTTCCTGCTGTTGCAGCTAGGGGAAGAAATTCAGGACACAGAGATGATCCTGGTGGATAGAACCCTCACGGACATCTCCTTTCAGAACAATGTACTCTT CACTGAGGCAGGGCCAGACTTTGAACTTCGGCTAGAGCTGTATGGAGCCTGTCTGGAAGAAGAAGGGGCCCTGGCTGGTGCCCCCAAGAGACTTGCTACCAAACTTAGCAGCTCTCTGGGCCGTTCCTCAGGGAGGCGTATCCGGGCATCGATGGACAGTGCTGGGGGCTCCGGAAGCAGTCCCATCTTGCTCCCCACCCCAGCTGTGGG GGGTCCTCGTTACCACCTCTTGGCTCACACCACGCTCACCTTGGCAGCAGTGCAAGATGGGTTCCGCACACACGATCTCACCCTTGCCAGTCacg AAGAGAACCCTGCTTGGCTGCCCCTTTATGGTAGCGTGTGTTGCCGCCTGGCAGCTCAGCCTCTCTGCATGACTCAGCCCACTGCAAGTGGTACCCTCAGGGTGCAG CAAGCAGGGGAGCTACGGAATGGGACACAAGTGCATGGTATCCTGAAAGGCACAAACCTCTTCTGTTACCGGCGACCTGAAGACGCAGACACTGGGGAAGAGCCACTATTTACTATTGTGATCAACAAG GATACTCGAGTCAGGGCAGGAGAGCTGGACCAGGCCCCAGGACGGCCCTTCACCCTCAGCATCAGCAACCAGTATGGGGATGACGAGGTGACGCACACCCTTCAGACTGAGAGCCGGGAAGCCTTGCAGAGTTGGAAGGAGGCTCTGTGGCAGCTATTCTTTGACATGA GCCAGTGGAAGCAGTGCTGTGATGAAATCATGAAAATTGAAACTCCTGCTCCCCGCAAGCCACCCCAAGCACTGGCCAAGCAGGGGTCCTTATACCATGAAATGG CTATTGAGCCGATAGATGACATCGCAGCAGTGACAGACATCCTGGCCCAGCGGGAGGGCACAAGGCTGGAGACACCCCCACCCTGGCTAGCAATGTTTACAGACCAGCCTGCCCTGCATAGCCCCTGCTCACCTGCTTCAGTGTCCCCAGCTTGGACACACCCCCTTCCCTGGGGGCGACCCCGAACCTTTTCCCTGGATGCTGTTCCCCCAGACCATTCCCCTGGGGCTTCTCGCTTGGTTGCCCCGCTCCCGCCACAGCGATCCCCACGATCTAGAGGCCTCTGCAGCAAAGGCCCACTCCGTACTTGGCTCCAGTCACCAGTGTGA